One segment of Mycobacteriales bacterium DNA contains the following:
- a CDS encoding SAV_6107 family HEPN domain-containing protein encodes MTTTTLRRLGPSRVPSQLLPSALGLLDQARRGLQEASTLALPSERYATAHLAALRGAAAVLAAKTRPTDPRLRRRRPTSAWVLLTEVAPELGEWAAFFAAGATKRAAAEAGVTRAVSGREADDLVRDAGTFLALVETTLGLVPTLPVGVPRAG; translated from the coding sequence ATGACCACGACGACCCTGCGGCGACTCGGTCCCTCCCGAGTGCCCTCCCAGCTGCTGCCGTCCGCGCTGGGCCTGCTCGACCAGGCCCGTCGCGGGCTGCAGGAGGCGTCGACGCTCGCGCTGCCCTCCGAGCGCTACGCGACCGCCCACCTGGCTGCGCTGCGCGGCGCGGCCGCGGTGCTCGCGGCCAAGACCCGGCCGACCGATCCCCGGTTGCGCCGCCGCCGGCCGACCAGCGCCTGGGTGCTGCTGACCGAGGTGGCGCCGGAGCTGGGGGAGTGGGCGGCGTTCTTCGCCGCCGGCGCGACCAAGCGGGCGGCGGCCGAGGCCGGCGTGACCCGGGCGGTGAGCGGGCGTGAGGCCGACGACCTGGTGCGTGACGCCGGGACGTTCCTCGCCCTGGTCGAGACCACCCTCGGCCTGGTGCCGACGCTGCCGGTCGGCGTCCCGCGGGCCGGCTGA